From Candidatus Defluviilinea gracilis, a single genomic window includes:
- a CDS encoding LysM peptidoglycan-binding domain-containing protein has product MNGKRIVQILMVVALLVASFSTVTRAQAWSSCPSTYYVQPGDWLAKIARNCGVSLSSLVAANPWVNYSYYIYPGQVLSIPGGYDPVSYYCGPGYNAYGSYYVVCRGDTLGGIAMYYGVTVSHLQWRNGIPNANYIYAGQVIYIY; this is encoded by the coding sequence ATGAACGGCAAACGTATTGTTCAAATTTTGATGGTTGTTGCCCTGCTGGTTGCGTCCTTCTCGACCGTGACCCGCGCGCAGGCTTGGTCTTCTTGTCCAAGCACGTACTACGTCCAGCCGGGTGACTGGCTCGCCAAAATTGCCCGGAACTGTGGGGTGTCGCTCTCGTCGCTGGTCGCGGCGAACCCTTGGGTAAATTACTCGTACTACATTTACCCCGGGCAGGTGTTATCTATCCCCGGCGGATACGATCCAGTTTCGTATTACTGCGGACCCGGGTACAACGCATACGGCAGTTACTACGTGGTATGCCGGGGCGATACGCTGGGCGGGATCGCCATGTACTACGGCGTGACGGTCAGTCACTTGCAATGGAGGAACGGCATCCCGAATGCAAACTACATCTACGCGGGCCAAGTGATCTACATTTACTGA
- a CDS encoding ester cyclase — MSEQNKAAIRRFYEELVNERKLDLADEMILDNVDDHAARGAGLENFKKLYAVMLRIFPDIQAKIEDLIAEGDKVVARVEFTATQSGSFRGFPPVNRCVTFTGVDIFRFQGGKIAERWAQRDFLGMLEKLGHVTKR; from the coding sequence ATGTCTGAACAGAACAAGGCGGCGATCCGCCGCTTTTATGAGGAACTGGTCAACGAAAGGAAGCTCGACCTTGCCGACGAAATGATCCTTGATAATGTTGACGATCATGCCGCGCGGGGGGCGGGGTTGGAGAATTTCAAGAAGTTGTACGCCGTCATGCTGCGAATTTTCCCGGACATCCAAGCCAAAATCGAGGATTTGATCGCCGAGGGCGACAAGGTTGTGGCGCGGGTGGAGTTTACAGCCACCCAGTCCGGCTCGTTTCGCGGATTTCCGCCTGTCAACCGCTGTGTGACCTTTACCGGCGTGGATATTTTCCGCTTCCAGGGCGGGAAGATCGCGGAGAGGTGGGCGCAGCGCGATTTTCTCGGAATGCTTGAGAAGTTGGGGCATGTGACGAAGAGGTAG
- a CDS encoding stage 0 sporulation protein, whose protein sequence is MQTQIIGVRFTKVGKIYHFDTTSVPDVQIGEHVIVDTSRGKHLGEVIRVEKETPPKPEGGWRSVERRATPRDLLLLQSWQSKQTEAMINCRARASELKLEGVKIVAAEYNYDGSRLAFLFSTETEEKVDLKSLKKDMHNLYPNTNIELRQIGPRDVAKIIGGMGACGIETRCCSKFLTDFSPISIKMAKEQGISLTPEEITGMCGRLRCCLIYEYEQYVEARKSLPKRNKRVVTPKGEGKVIDVLPMSNKVMVLLETEEGKRFTETFDHTDLQPWDELEALRRKSNAPCDRHNSGGCTCGKSSPLKKHGRQN, encoded by the coding sequence ATGCAAACACAAATTATCGGAGTCCGCTTTACCAAAGTGGGCAAAATCTATCATTTTGACACAACGTCCGTACCGGACGTGCAGATCGGCGAACACGTGATCGTGGATACCTCGCGCGGCAAACACCTCGGCGAGGTCATCCGCGTGGAGAAGGAAACGCCTCCCAAACCGGAAGGCGGCTGGAGGTCCGTGGAGAGGCGCGCCACCCCGCGCGACCTGCTCCTGCTCCAGTCGTGGCAATCCAAACAGACCGAAGCGATGATCAACTGCCGCGCCCGCGCATCCGAACTTAAACTCGAAGGAGTCAAGATCGTCGCCGCCGAATATAACTACGACGGCTCGCGCCTCGCTTTCCTTTTCAGCACAGAGACCGAAGAAAAAGTTGACCTCAAGTCGCTGAAAAAAGACATGCACAACTTGTATCCGAACACGAACATCGAACTGAGGCAGATCGGTCCGCGCGACGTGGCGAAGATCATCGGCGGCATGGGCGCGTGCGGGATCGAAACGCGCTGTTGCTCGAAGTTCCTCACCGACTTCTCCCCCATCTCGATCAAGATGGCGAAAGAGCAGGGCATCTCGCTCACGCCGGAGGAGATCACCGGCATGTGCGGACGTTTGCGATGCTGTCTCATTTACGAATACGAGCAATACGTCGAAGCGCGCAAATCATTGCCGAAGCGCAACAAGCGCGTGGTCACGCCGAAGGGCGAAGGCAAAGTGATTGACGTGTTGCCCATGAGCAACAAAGTAATGGTGCTGCTCGAAACCGAAGAAGGCAAACGGTTCACCGAAACCTTCGACCACACCGACTTGCAACCCTGGGATGAACTCGAAGCCCTGCGCCGCAAATCGAACGCGCCCTGCGACCGTCACAACTCCGGCGGATGCACGTGCGGCAAATCGAGCCCATTGAAAAAACATGGCAGACAAAACTAA
- a CDS encoding PIG-L family deacetylase: MADKTNAWETSQKILVILAHPDDPEFFCGASLAKWARAGHEITYLLLTCGDKGFNPTTQPDMTTEKLCALRHVEQRNAANVIGAKAVHFLDVEDGYLTPNLDLRRDIVREIRRHKPDILVTCDPQNLFAMYGLNHPDHRACGQVVLDAVFPAAGSKVFFPELIDEGFEPHMPKEVWCSLTLQPNTILDVTDTWDVKLKALFEHTTQIQEPDKLAERMKSRRAEDSTEENPRYEEKFRVVKYS, translated from the coding sequence ATGGCAGACAAAACTAACGCGTGGGAAACCTCCCAAAAAATTCTGGTAATTCTGGCTCATCCAGATGATCCAGAATTTTTTTGCGGCGCGTCGCTCGCCAAGTGGGCGCGCGCCGGGCACGAAATCACCTACCTGCTTTTGACGTGCGGCGACAAGGGATTCAATCCCACCACACAGCCAGACATGACGACGGAGAAACTGTGCGCGCTTCGCCATGTGGAACAACGCAATGCGGCGAATGTCATCGGCGCAAAAGCGGTTCATTTTCTCGACGTGGAGGATGGTTACCTCACCCCCAACCTTGACCTCCGCCGCGACATTGTGCGCGAGATCCGCCGCCACAAGCCGGATATCCTCGTCACGTGCGATCCGCAAAACCTATTTGCGATGTACGGACTCAACCACCCCGACCATCGCGCCTGCGGACAAGTGGTGTTGGATGCGGTCTTCCCCGCCGCAGGGAGCAAAGTATTCTTCCCCGAATTGATTGATGAAGGCTTCGAACCTCACATGCCGAAAGAAGTTTGGTGCTCCTTAACTCTCCAGCCAAACACCATCCTCGACGTGACCGACACGTGGGATGTAAAACTCAAAGCCTTGTTTGAACACACAACGCAAATACAAGAACCCGATAAACTCGCCGAGCGCATGAAATCCCGCCGCGCCGAAGACAGCACCGAAGAAAATCCGCGCTATGAAGAAAAGTTCAGAGTCGTCAAATATAGTTAA
- a CDS encoding amidohydrolase, translated as MPNFLQHAEELFPYTQTLRRDFHKHPELGFNEIRTGGIVAKELEALGLEVTKGVGKTGVVGYLEGSRPGPTILLRFDMDALPINEETGAEYSSTNPGVMHACGHDGHTAIGLTVAKMLHAHRDELAGSIKFCFQPSEEGTNGQEVGGALMMMRDGVLESPKVEKTLSLHVWNDKPVGWLSVAKGPVMAGAELFSVKLTGKGGHGAAPHTTVDPVVAAAQIVTALQTVVSRNVPPLKPAVISVTSIHAGSAFNIIPQTAELNGTIRNFDPEVRKMVLARFEEIARGVGTSMGCEVEITLKQVTPTVINDETVTESVFKSAQTLFPEAEIETTPYLTMGAEDMGYMQEQVNGCYFMIGSANDEKNLNYNHHHPKFDFDERALVTGAALMATAAADLLK; from the coding sequence ATGCCCAACTTCCTCCAGCACGCCGAAGAACTCTTCCCCTACACCCAGACCCTGCGCCGCGATTTTCATAAACATCCCGAACTTGGGTTCAACGAGATCCGCACGGGCGGCATCGTCGCCAAAGAACTCGAAGCCCTCGGGCTTGAAGTGACCAAAGGAGTCGGCAAGACCGGCGTGGTCGGCTATCTCGAAGGCTCGCGCCCCGGTCCGACGATCCTCCTCCGCTTCGACATGGACGCGCTCCCCATCAACGAAGAGACCGGTGCGGAATATTCGTCCACGAATCCCGGCGTGATGCACGCCTGCGGACACGACGGTCACACCGCCATCGGACTCACCGTTGCGAAAATGCTCCACGCCCACCGCGACGAACTCGCAGGCAGTATCAAGTTTTGCTTCCAACCATCCGAGGAGGGAACGAACGGACAAGAGGTCGGCGGCGCGTTGATGATGATGCGCGACGGTGTTTTAGAATCGCCCAAGGTGGAAAAGACGTTGTCGCTTCATGTGTGGAACGACAAGCCTGTCGGCTGGTTGAGCGTGGCGAAAGGACCCGTGATGGCTGGCGCGGAATTGTTCTCCGTCAAATTGACCGGCAAAGGCGGGCACGGAGCCGCGCCGCACACAACCGTTGACCCGGTCGTCGCCGCGGCGCAGATCGTCACCGCGCTTCAAACGGTCGTCTCGCGCAACGTTCCCCCGCTCAAACCGGCGGTGATCAGCGTCACATCCATTCACGCTGGCTCCGCGTTCAACATCATCCCTCAAACCGCCGAACTCAACGGCACGATTCGAAACTTCGACCCCGAGGTTCGCAAGATGGTGCTGGCGCGTTTCGAGGAGATCGCGCGCGGCGTCGGCACGTCTATGGGATGCGAAGTGGAGATCACGCTCAAGCAAGTCACCCCGACAGTCATCAACGATGAAACCGTCACCGAAAGCGTGTTCAAATCCGCGCAGACGCTTTTCCCCGAAGCCGAGATCGAAACCACTCCCTACCTGACCATGGGCGCGGAAGATATGGGCTATATGCAGGAACAAGTGAACGGCTGTTACTTCATGATCGGCTCGGCGAACGATGAAAAGAATCTCAACTACAACCATCACCATCCCAAGTTCGATTTTGACGAACGCGCCTTGGTCACCGGCGCGGCGCTGATGGCAACCGCGGCGGCGGATTTGTTGAAGTAA
- a CDS encoding diguanylate cyclase, giving the protein MLPPNTGVSAALFIAGALCLVGVFITLHVRNSPTGASSLITLLFSLCWWDITYGLFLANAPSLYPNFWLYTVYVGVVFTPPSVLWFAIQISGLTTWSKPSLVVGLYAVSVLVLTLLATDSYHGLFFEGREIKSAKMILSGGPIFWANLAYSYALMLTSLFILMRRFRKAAGIYRKQLGIILLGIGIPWVSNFVFVAGLSPLPNMDNTPLFFTVTGIIFTYALLRYRLLDIIPIARDVLIENMSDGVIVLDSQNRLVDFNPAALQSLGLEQPPQMGQPANEMFAKWPELTEDFAGVNDIRVELSFDQPTRAFLDLKISSLYDRRSNFLGRLIVWRDITPLKNAQAELQEQATRDPLTGLYNRRYLSEVLTRELARAARENDPISLAIIDIDDFKRLNDTYGHPAGDTVLQGFARQLLNQTRVEDTVYRYGGEEFLVLLPNCAGANAIKIAEKLRISFQDSNTAYNIGTKGITISCGIAEFPTDGKTSEELIATADQFLYHAKATGKNRVIARANR; this is encoded by the coding sequence ATGCTTCCCCCTAACACGGGCGTTAGCGCCGCCTTATTCATCGCGGGGGCGCTATGCCTTGTCGGGGTTTTTATCACTCTGCACGTTCGCAACAGCCCGACAGGCGCGTCATCATTAATAACCTTGCTGTTCAGTTTATGCTGGTGGGATATTACGTACGGTTTATTTTTAGCAAACGCGCCCTCGCTGTATCCTAATTTTTGGCTGTATACCGTTTACGTGGGAGTCGTTTTTACCCCGCCGTCGGTGCTATGGTTCGCCATACAAATTTCGGGGCTAACTACATGGTCGAAGCCTTCGCTCGTCGTCGGTCTGTACGCCGTCTCCGTTCTGGTTTTGACGCTCCTGGCAACCGACTCGTACCACGGCTTATTTTTTGAGGGACGCGAAATCAAAAGCGCGAAAATGATCTTAAGCGGAGGTCCGATCTTCTGGGCAAACCTCGCCTACTCCTACGCGCTCATGTTGACCAGCCTGTTCATCCTGATGCGCCGTTTCAGAAAAGCGGCTGGGATCTACCGAAAGCAATTGGGGATCATTTTGCTCGGCATCGGCATTCCGTGGGTCAGCAATTTTGTTTTCGTCGCCGGGCTAAGTCCGCTGCCAAACATGGACAACACCCCGCTGTTCTTTACCGTCACAGGAATTATCTTCACATACGCGCTGTTGCGGTATCGTTTGTTGGATATCATCCCGATCGCGCGCGATGTCTTGATCGAGAACATGAGCGACGGCGTCATCGTGCTGGATTCGCAAAACCGCCTGGTGGATTTCAACCCCGCCGCTCTACAAAGCCTCGGGCTGGAGCAACCGCCTCAAATGGGGCAACCCGCCAACGAGATGTTCGCCAAATGGCCAGAACTCACGGAAGATTTCGCCGGCGTCAACGACATTCGCGTCGAGCTATCCTTCGACCAGCCGACCCGCGCCTTCCTGGATTTGAAAATTTCTTCGTTATACGATCGTCGCTCCAACTTTCTGGGACGACTCATCGTTTGGAGAGACATTACCCCGCTCAAAAATGCCCAAGCCGAATTACAAGAACAAGCCACCCGCGATCCATTGACCGGATTGTACAATCGCCGCTACCTGAGCGAGGTGCTAACGCGCGAACTGGCGCGCGCCGCCCGCGAAAATGATCCGATCAGTCTGGCAATCATTGACATCGACGATTTCAAGCGCTTGAACGACACCTACGGTCATCCCGCCGGGGACACCGTACTACAGGGCTTCGCGCGGCAACTCCTCAACCAAACGCGAGTTGAGGATACGGTCTATCGGTATGGCGGCGAGGAATTTCTCGTTCTCCTGCCAAATTGCGCGGGCGCAAACGCCATAAAAATTGCGGAGAAATTGAGAATTTCTTTTCAAGATTCGAACACTGCCTACAACATCGGAACGAAGGGGATTACCATTTCCTGCGGTATTGCGGAATTCCCAACCGATGGAAAAACCAGCGAAGAACTCATCGCTACAGCGGACCAATTCCTCTATCACGCGAAAGCGACGGGCAAGAATCGCGTTATTGCGCGCGCAAATCGTTGA
- a CDS encoding ArsR family transcriptional regulator translates to MPQSLTSIKKDFTEGLSQISRFWGFPKGMGAIFAVLYLSPAPLSLDEIVAETGLTKGAISTEIRALARMGLVHRSTKLGDRKDYYEAEADFYAAIKSILKERQNSEFDRAIGSVKAALTAMDENWVENDEWKFTYKRVQALQEFFDAVDSLSKAVIKLESLGLSNVSKVLSVLK, encoded by the coding sequence ATGCCGCAATCACTCACAAGCATCAAAAAAGACTTTACCGAGGGCTTGAGCCAGATCAGCCGCTTCTGGGGATTCCCCAAAGGGATGGGCGCGATCTTCGCTGTGCTATATCTCTCCCCCGCTCCTCTATCACTGGATGAAATTGTCGCCGAGACCGGGTTGACCAAAGGCGCGATCAGCACGGAAATCCGCGCATTGGCGCGTATGGGACTCGTCCACCGCTCGACCAAACTCGGCGACCGCAAGGATTATTACGAAGCGGAAGCCGATTTCTACGCGGCGATCAAATCCATTTTGAAGGAACGCCAGAACAGCGAATTCGACCGCGCCATCGGTTCGGTAAAAGCCGCATTGACGGCGATGGACGAGAACTGGGTGGAAAACGACGAGTGGAAGTTCACGTACAAGCGCGTTCAGGCATTACAGGAATTTTTCGACGCAGTTGACAGTCTGTCGAAAGCTGTGATCAAGTTAGAGAGCCTGGGCTTGTCGAATGTTTCGAAAGTGTTGAGCGTGTTGAAATAG
- a CDS encoding NAD(P)H-binding protein, whose translation MKIAVTGAFSYTGKYVTTRLLARGEEVITLTNHPNRPNPFNGQVKSFPLDFDEASMTKSLQGADVLVNTYWVRFDKGKNTQPRAVENTRKLVNAAKAAGVKRIVHVSIANPSADSHLPYYWGKAANEKAVIESGIPYAIIRPTVLVGGGEDILINNIAFLLRRLPFMLIPGDGLYGIQPVHVDDVADLLVEGAYSKDSYITDAVGAERYTFKELVKLVGETIGANRLIISAPPRLALLASQFLSLFLNDVLLTPEEVDGLMGNLLVSKDPGRGKIKFSAWLEDNKNALGKKYASELAKHYR comes from the coding sequence ATGAAAATCGCAGTCACAGGCGCGTTCAGTTATACGGGCAAGTATGTCACAACAAGGTTACTTGCTCGCGGCGAGGAAGTCATCACACTGACCAATCACCCAAACCGCCCCAACCCATTCAACGGACAGGTGAAATCGTTTCCGCTTGATTTCGACGAGGCGAGCATGACCAAATCTCTGCAAGGCGCGGATGTGCTGGTCAACACCTATTGGGTTCGGTTTGATAAGGGAAAGAACACACAACCCCGCGCGGTGGAAAATACGCGCAAGTTGGTCAATGCCGCGAAAGCCGCCGGGGTAAAGCGCATCGTTCACGTCAGCATTGCCAACCCATCGGCAGACTCGCATCTTCCATATTATTGGGGCAAAGCGGCGAACGAGAAAGCCGTGATCGAATCGGGGATTCCCTACGCGATCATCCGCCCCACTGTGCTGGTCGGCGGCGGGGAGGATATTCTCATCAACAATATCGCTTTTCTTCTGCGGCGACTGCCCTTCATGCTTATCCCCGGCGACGGCTTGTATGGAATTCAGCCGGTTCACGTGGACGATGTGGCTGATCTTCTTGTGGAAGGCGCGTACAGCAAAGACAGTTACATCACTGACGCGGTTGGGGCCGAGAGATACACGTTCAAGGAGTTAGTCAAACTCGTGGGTGAAACGATCGGCGCAAATCGGCTCATCATTTCCGCGCCGCCGCGGCTGGCATTGCTTGCCTCGCAGTTCTTGAGCCTGTTTCTCAATGACGTGCTGCTCACGCCCGAAGAAGTGGATGGTTTGATGGGAAACTTGCTTGTTTCCAAAGACCCTGGGCGGGGGAAGATAAAGTTTTCAGCCTGGCTGGAAGACAACAAGAATGCGCTTGGAAAAAAATATGCCTCGGAGCTCGCGAAGCATTACCGATGA
- a CDS encoding DUF2726 domain-containing protein — MAIRESTQVKIQDERLPYRLREKFMSAPELALFRALQNMAGRHYVVCPKVALSDVFYIVRPNENVHFFNKIFRKHVDFLLCDPKTLQPVFGIELVKPVGKSETREADQFLGDLFLSAGLPLVHVMSSEKYSEDDLAELFQLAILKVKQTRPLRATGRVDSVPHCPVCGRMMVLRMHRTGPDKGKRYYGCMDNPTCSGMVRID; from the coding sequence ATGGCGATTCGGGAATCCACTCAAGTGAAAATTCAAGACGAGCGTCTTCCGTATCGCCTGCGCGAAAAGTTCATGTCTGCGCCCGAGTTGGCGTTGTTTCGCGCTTTGCAAAACATGGCGGGCAGGCATTATGTGGTCTGTCCCAAAGTTGCGCTCAGCGACGTTTTTTATATTGTACGCCCCAACGAGAACGTGCATTTTTTCAACAAAATTTTTCGCAAGCATGTGGATTTTTTGCTGTGCGACCCGAAGACCCTCCAGCCTGTGTTCGGTATCGAACTCGTGAAGCCCGTCGGCAAATCGGAAACGCGCGAAGCCGACCAATTCCTTGGCGACCTCTTCCTCAGCGCGGGACTTCCGCTCGTGCATGTGATGTCCAGCGAAAAGTATTCGGAAGACGACCTGGCGGAATTATTCCAACTCGCGATTCTCAAAGTGAAGCAGACGAGACCGCTTCGCGCCACGGGGAGAGTTGATTCGGTTCCTCATTGCCCCGTGTGCGGGCGAATGATGGTCCTGCGAATGCACCGCACCGGACCCGACAAAGGCAAACGCTACTACGGCTGTATGGATAACCCAACTTGCAGCGGCATGGTGAGGATCGATTAA
- a CDS encoding histidinol phosphate phosphatase — protein sequence MKLDSYLSFARQLAYRAGRITLSYYNKGIRYDQKKDESPVTAADRATEQFIRGEIGKAYPSHAIVGEEFGEESPSPTGRGVRGEGKNPFRWIVDPIDGTKSFMKGVPFYSVLIALEIEGVSRVGVVCFPALDEILYAADGLGAWWNGKRARVSEVKNLKEAVFTYTSWSGFRTKKRLDVFENMHKECFYGRGWSDAYGYHMVATGRAEVMLDPSIKIWDVAPMPPIFREAGGWFGSWSGKEGHTHGEGIAVNGALKSKVLKLMRV from the coding sequence ATGAAACTAGATTCCTACCTCAGCTTTGCCCGCCAACTTGCCTACCGCGCCGGGCGGATCACGCTCAGTTATTACAACAAAGGCATTCGATACGACCAGAAAAAGGACGAATCCCCCGTCACTGCGGCGGATCGCGCTACCGAGCAATTCATCCGCGGCGAGATCGGGAAGGCGTACCCGAGTCACGCAATTGTGGGAGAAGAATTTGGCGAAGAATCCCCCTCTCCCACTGGGAGAGGGGTTAGGGGTGAGGGAAAGAATCCCTTCCGCTGGATCGTTGACCCCATTGACGGCACAAAATCCTTTATGAAGGGTGTGCCGTTTTACTCTGTGTTGATCGCATTGGAAATCGAAGGCGTCTCGCGTGTCGGCGTGGTGTGCTTCCCCGCATTGGATGAGATCCTCTACGCGGCAGACGGTCTTGGCGCGTGGTGGAACGGCAAACGCGCGCGCGTCTCAGAAGTGAAAAATTTGAAAGAGGCGGTGTTCACGTATACGAGTTGGTCGGGCTTCCGCACGAAGAAGCGACTCGACGTGTTCGAGAACATGCACAAAGAATGTTTCTACGGGCGCGGCTGGTCCGACGCGTACGGCTATCACATGGTCGCCACGGGCCGCGCCGAAGTCATGCTCGACCCGTCCATCAAAATTTGGGATGTGGCGCCCATGCCGCCCATCTTCCGCGAGGCGGGGGGCTGGTTCGGCTCATGGAGCGGCAAAGAGGGTCACACTCACGGGGAGGGAATCGCCGTCAATGGCGCGCTCAAATCGAAAGTCCTGAAGTTGATGCGTGTATAA
- a CDS encoding ACP S-malonyltransferase, translated as MKVLLDHHLKKQGILLWATMGGEGWLKLLEIPMLTFRDVGLPINSSDRSVWRFAQEKHLILLTGNRNSEGEDSLEQTIRNENTPSSLPVVTIGMVSRMEERAYREQCAERLVEIVLNIENYLGIGRIYIP; from the coding sequence TTGAAAGTTCTTCTCGATCATCATTTGAAAAAGCAGGGCATTTTGCTTTGGGCGACCATGGGCGGCGAAGGCTGGCTCAAGTTGTTGGAAATTCCCATGCTTACGTTTCGTGATGTGGGGCTTCCGATCAATAGTAGCGATCGTTCTGTGTGGCGGTTTGCGCAGGAGAAACATCTTATTCTCCTGACTGGGAATCGAAATAGCGAAGGCGAAGATTCGCTGGAGCAAACCATTCGAAACGAAAACACGCCATCCTCCTTGCCTGTTGTTACCATTGGTATGGTCAGCCGCATGGAAGAACGCGCCTATCGCGAGCAATGCGCTGAGCGGCTGGTCGAAATTGTTTTGAATATAGAAAATTACCTCGGCATCGGACGGATTTACATACCATAA
- a CDS encoding carotenoid biosynthesis protein: MRKSLPIMLAIYVLLTVGLQYLSTAGIKFPFYLFPLSTLLGFLIALLHAATRMKWARALWLFGSAFVVSLTFESVGVLTGLIYGPYHYTEKLGSLFLGLVPLIIPIAWFMMMYPSFVVADWIIPDNANARPARVAAIGAIVMTAWDVVMDPVMVKVGHWVWDVNGPYFGIPLQNFFGWWLTTFVAFIVFIWLGKPLLADRSDPQFDKMTVILFSITALGSIMGALSGGLGGAALAGIFAVSPWMIFGWLKMTE; encoded by the coding sequence ATGCGAAAATCACTCCCGATTATGTTGGCAATCTACGTCTTGTTGACAGTGGGGCTTCAATATCTGTCAACTGCCGGTATAAAATTTCCCTTTTACCTTTTCCCCTTGTCAACATTATTGGGTTTTTTGATCGCCTTGCTCCACGCGGCGACTCGTATGAAGTGGGCTCGCGCGCTTTGGCTTTTCGGCTCCGCGTTTGTGGTTAGCCTCACGTTCGAGAGTGTGGGTGTGCTGACGGGTCTGATCTACGGTCCCTATCACTACACGGAAAAACTTGGCTCTCTGTTCCTGGGCTTGGTGCCGCTGATCATCCCGATTGCATGGTTCATGATGATGTATCCGTCCTTTGTTGTTGCGGATTGGATTATCCCGGACAATGCGAACGCCCGCCCAGCCCGGGTGGCGGCGATAGGAGCGATTGTCATGACCGCCTGGGATGTGGTCATGGACCCGGTCATGGTAAAAGTCGGTCACTGGGTTTGGGATGTGAATGGACCGTATTTCGGAATCCCTTTGCAAAACTTCTTCGGCTGGTGGCTCACCACGTTTGTGGCATTTATCGTGTTCATCTGGCTTGGCAAGCCGCTCCTAGCCGACCGCTCCGATCCGCAATTCGATAAGATGACCGTGATCCTCTTCAGCATCACCGCGCTGGGAAGTATCATGGGCGCGTTATCCGGCGGCTTGGGCGGCGCCGCGCTGGCGGGCATCTTTGCCGTCTCGCCATGGATGATCTTCGGCTGGCTGAAAATGACGGAGTGA
- a CDS encoding DUF2281 domain-containing protein, with the protein MKIHHIKQSELPQNLWGFIDAALRDEPVFIECDGKAVVRLIPLNPVFRSRKAGSAKGMIKMTDDFDAPLDDFSNYLK; encoded by the coding sequence ATGAAAATTCACCATATTAAGCAAAGCGAACTTCCTCAGAATCTATGGGGCTTTATTGACGCCGCCTTGCGCGACGAGCCTGTGTTTATTGAGTGTGATGGGAAGGCGGTGGTGCGATTAATTCCACTGAATCCTGTGTTTCGCTCTCGCAAAGCTGGAAGTGCGAAGGGTATGATAAAGATGACGGATGATTTCGATGCGCCACTAGATGATTTTTCCAACTACTTGAAATGA
- a CDS encoding restriction endonuclease: MSSSQQKGPQFVRYFQPVIDALTKLGGSGRPEEVEEAIAEQLGLSESERNEQIPSGQSRFSNKVNWARFYLVKAGLIDSSTRGVWSLSEKGRTTSLSAEQALELFNLIHKPFVTDRKRSKAEKVIEDEIVSLEDLDHRSALQTILLEMPAEGFERLCQRLLRESGFEKVQITGKSGDGGLDGIGVLQVNPFVSFKVLFQCKRYSGSVSPSQVRDFRGAMQGRADKGIILTTGSFTADARKEAVRDGVPPIELVDGEKLLDMFEELELGLKPRKAYDIDSQFFDEFRKQ; the protein is encoded by the coding sequence ATGAGTTCAAGTCAACAAAAGGGACCTCAATTTGTTCGTTATTTTCAGCCCGTCATCGATGCATTAACTAAGTTAGGGGGGTCGGGTCGTCCAGAAGAAGTTGAGGAGGCCATTGCCGAACAATTGGGATTAAGCGAAAGCGAAAGAAATGAGCAAATTCCCAGCGGTCAGTCCCGATTCAGTAATAAAGTGAATTGGGCAAGGTTTTATCTTGTAAAGGCGGGATTAATTGACTCCTCAACGCGTGGCGTTTGGAGTCTCTCAGAAAAAGGCAGAACTACATCTCTTTCAGCAGAACAAGCGTTGGAGCTTTTTAACCTTATCCATAAACCGTTTGTCACCGATAGAAAAAGATCTAAAGCCGAAAAAGTCATCGAGGATGAAATTGTTTCGTTGGAAGATCTTGATCACAGGTCTGCGCTGCAGACTATCTTATTGGAAATGCCTGCTGAAGGGTTTGAGCGACTCTGCCAAAGATTACTCAGAGAATCTGGGTTTGAGAAAGTACAAATTACTGGAAAAAGTGGCGATGGCGGACTTGATGGGATCGGTGTATTGCAGGTAAATCCATTTGTAAGTTTCAAGGTCTTATTTCAATGTAAACGCTACTCTGGTTCGGTTTCTCCTTCTCAAGTTCGCGACTTTCGCGGTGCGATGCAGGGACGAGCAGATAAGGGCATAATTCTTACCACTGGCTCGTTCACTGCCGATGCACGGAAGGAGGCTGTCCGAGATGGTGTTCCCCCAATAGAATTAGTCGATGGAGAAAAATTATTGGACATGTTTGAAGAGTTGGAACTTGGTTTAAAGCCTAGGAAGGCTTACGATATTGATTCTCAATTCTTTGATGAATTTAGAAAACAATGA